TGTGCTTGCAGGTAACAACTGGACAGATAGTTTGTTCAATTCATTTGTATTTTTTCATGTCTCTAATATTGTTGTCttatttttttcctttgtaGCTGCTGCACTTGACCCTGGAGAGCTATACAGATCAGACCATGCAAAAAAATCATGTTGTCAATTGGCTGTAACTTTGGCAATAAAGAAACTGGCTACTTCAACTTCAGAGGCTGCTGCTGCAATTGACCAATATTCTTGTTTTATTGAAAAGAAGGGTCTATTtggagatccagaagctcgttGGTCAGCACTTCATGGCAAAAGCAGTCCAGGTACACTTCTATGCCTAGTTACTAGTTGAAACAAGCATATCTATGCCTAGTTACTCCTTGTGTCCTTAGTTGAAACCAGAAAATCTTGTGCTACTGTTCTTGGATCATTTTGGCAAGTTACTAGTGCAGAGAATCTTAGTGAAATAATCCAATGTGCTCTTTGCTGGATCATTTATTGCAAGTTACTAGTGCAGCAAGTTACAATGTATAGAAACTTACTTTATGTGCTGTTGTTgcatattattatttttttaattaattgcAGTTGAGTGGTGGGGTTCATATGGAGGGCAATGCCCTGCTTTGCAAAAGATTGCAAGACGCATTGTCTCACAATGCGTATCATCTAGTGGATGTGAAAGAAATTGGAGCACCTTTGCTCTTGTTCACACAAAATTAAGAAATAAATTAGGCTTTGACAAGCTGCACAAGTTGGTGAAAGTGCATTATAACTTGAAGCTACAGATCCAACAATTCGAAGCTGACTTTCAAAGCCTTCAAGAAAAAGATGTTGATCCATGTGCTATGATGATGGATGTTGCCCTTTATGATGAACAAAACCCAATCATGGATTGGCTAAATAATTCAATGAGCGATTCCACACCAATTCTCGATGAATATGATGATGATGATCTTGATTGGAACACACCTAGCAGCTTTGTCATTGAAAGTCTGGAAATGGACATAGAAGAGGTGGCTGCATTCAAGAGGAAGCTTTGCTTGGGAAAAAATGGCAGAAAAAAGAAACAGAGAAAGCAAtgggatgaagaagaagaagttatAGAGGACTATGCATCTGATTCTTCTCATGAACAAGGCAGCCCAATTTACGCTGAGTCAGGTGATAGTAGTTCCAATGAAGGTGATGGTGAGTTTCAGTTCAATTTTCTAGTTTAGATTTCCTATTAACATCATGTAAATTTTATTCTTTGGAATAATATTTTTTCTTGCAAAGGTGATAATGATGGTGGTGAAGGAAGTGGTGGTACTAGAGCTCATGTAGGTGTATCAGATGGTTTTAGCTCAGGTGACTAAACTACAATTGCATACTTTTGCAAGTAGGCTTTCTAGAATTGTATTGGTTGGTGACAAAAATAAATACATGTGATCACATTGTAGGTACTAATCATGGGGAATCAGCTCCTCTACGGCCAAGATCAACTAGGATAAAGAAGCCAACTCTCAAGAGCATCAATGAACTATAAAAGGTTTGATGAACCTTTCCTTTGCTAACTTTATAACCATTGCTTTAGTGTGATTTCATTTCATGAATAGAGTTTAAACATTTCCTATGTAATTATTTGTAGGGCTGTACAACTCCGAGGAAAAGATGTGGCATGCTTTATTGGTTCAGGATTTTGTGTGGTTGTGTTGTAGCTTAAATGCACTCCAAACTTTTGTAACATGCTAATATTTGAGGCAGCTAGTAGCCTAGTACTTTGCTATCCAATGGACTGTAATATGGCCTATATGACTGTAATATGTGTCACTTAGTTACATTCTATGCTAAACCTTTCATATATGCTCCTTTATTGCAATATTCTTTTGGTGTTATATGCAATCAGTGATAACTAATGGATTAGAGGCAGTTTCAAGTGAAATTCTGCCAAAATTTTtaaaaaatttgaatttgatccGATATATCCTGATTATCCTCTCTATCCTGTTTATCTGTAACCTCCGATAATTTTATTTTTCCGGTAATGAAAACCCTGACCGGAAGCATAGGATTACCGGCGGGGGCCTGCATGCGCGGAGCGAACCAGGCTTTCCTGGTGCGGAAACCAATCACGCCCCAAGATGGTCTTCGAAACCCGCTTCTCAAATGGGCTATCGCCAAACTGAACTGGGCCTCCAGAGAAGGCCCGTCTCTGTGCGCAGCTGTCTGCACAACGCCTCCTTGTCCGGTCCTCCTCTCTGGCTTCCTTCCTGTCGCTGTccggcgcggcgccgccgccggccgtggcgAGCCCCCTCTGTCCGTCAGGGCGCGACTATCCTTCGAAGATTGTCGAGACTCCGCAAATCAGGTTGGTAGCTTCGCTGAACTCGTGGCCGGTTGTTTGTTACGCAGTTCAATCGGATGTGTTCTTTATAAAAAAAAGGATATGTGAATGGTCTGTTATCGATTTAGGGATCCAGTTCGACTGCAGGTCTGCAAATTTCTGTTCCCCATATCGCATCCAATCAGTGTCAACTGGACCGTATGCCTAAACCATATGTAATTATTAGACCCAAACCAAATAGATGTGCATGCCATCCCCTAGCCCTGTCAACTGAGCATTTCTTTGCCCCGTTTCTCATTAGATTCATGTGGAATTGGGTTCGATGTCATGTTCAATTCATGGCACCTTTGCTCAGCATTTCAGTAAACTGTTTGTTTCAAATTATTTTTTTTGGCATAATCTTACAGTACTACTGAGTTATTGTAGCCTAATCAGTTGACAATGATAAAGCATTTATTACATTGTGCGATTCAGTACAATAGTACATAAAGTTCGGGTTCTTACATGGGAATCGAGATTACAGTACGAAAGACAAGTTTAAGGGTTCATTGGACAATTGCAAATCTAGACGTATTATAGCTGAGTAGCTGATATTGCAGTTTCACTAACAATGCCAATAACCAATGACTTATCTGGGATTACTGAGCATGTGGGCATGTGGCCTAGTTACAAGCAGATAAGACATACATCAATGCAACTGCAAATGGAACCCAAATGCCACTTCTAGATGTGGAGCTCTGCAACATAATGCATTTTATGCTGCATTCCGTCCATAGCCCACTGAGCCCTGAAGTCCTGGTGCAAATTCAAGAGACATAGCTTCCTCAGAGAGTGAAGGGATTCGATGCCTTGGGGGACCTTATCGAGTTTTGGAAGTGTCACAACATATAAACCTTCAATCTGTGTGAGGGCGCCATCTCTGATCGTCAGTTGGTTAACATCAGGCATGCGCTTCAAGATAAGCATCTTCAACTTTGGGAAGGACCCTTCAGCAAGAACCAATGTGCCTGCACTGCTGACCCTGTTAAGGCTAAGATAAGTTAGGTTTGGCACGTATGGAGAAAGCAACTGCAACGGGTCTTCCTGAAGTCGACACCAGCTAATAGCTAGATACTTCAGATTTCTGCCATGGTCAAGAAATATCGGGCAGTCTAGTGTATTATCTGCCCAACACCCTCTGATTATCAATCTGTAGAGTTTTTCAGATTCTGGCTTGAGAGCTTGCAAGCAAAGTTCCTCGTTCTCATCCCTCGCAGAGAGAAGCAAGCTAGAAAGAAGTGGCATCGTGGACAGTGTAGCAAAAAGATTTGCACAGTCCGCAGCTCTTATGTTGTCAATCCACACGCTCCGTAGTTGCTTAAGTTGCATCAGCTGCTCAGCCAAGTCCTTGTTAGCTTCCACGGTCTCAAGAGTCTGCAGTTCTTCCAAATTGGATAACTGTTTTGGTGCTTGCATTCCAATGAAATAGCGAAACTCTGACTGCTCCTCATCTTCATATCGGTCAGCCAGAAGGTGCCGCAGCTTCTTGAGTCTAACAATGCCTCGAGGTAGCTTCACTATTTTTGTTTGCTTGATGTCCAGGGTGAGGAGGTTTGAGAGCTTCCCAGCAGACTCTGGGAGTGACTTGACCCTGGTGCGCCGCAGACCAATGTACCGCAGATTAAACAAATTTCCTATGGACGGTGGCACTTCGGTTATTTCAGAATCTTGCAGCTCAAGAACAGTAAGATAGTTGGATTCAGAAAAAATTGGGGATAACAACTGAGGAGAGGATGCAATTATTCCAAGAGCCACGAGGGTTCAAAGGCGCGAGAATTTCACTTTTACTGCAGCTTTGTCTTTCCATCCACATGATGACAGGCGACGGACATGTTTGTCCATGTTAGAAATGCTTGAAAAGTCATTTGCAGTACCAAACTTCTCATCTTTGAATATTGAATGTGCCAGGTCACGCACGAGGTCATGCATCTTGCAGGTACTAACCCTGCCTAGCTCATCGTTCTCCACAACTTCCAGCATATTTCTTTGAATCAATTCCCTGAGATATCCATCAGCCACCTCCTCTGCTGTGCTTTGTTCTTTTGGCACTGCAAAACCTTCTGCAGCCCACAGCCGCACCATGCTTTCGCGTGACAATAAGTGATCCTCTGGAAACAGACCACAATACAAGAAGCAATTCCTAAGATCTCCAGGTGTGTCATGATAGCTCAGATTTAGAATTGCACGAACATGATCATTATTTGCCAGCTCACCACGAAGTTGTTTGTAAGTCTCATTCCAAACATAATCTGTTGTTGGCAGTGAAGACAACATGCCACCTATGGTTACTATTGCAAGTGGGAGGCCTTGACACCTATCCACTATATTCTTAGCCAGCCTTTCAAGGTCCTGAGGACACTTGCATTCCATGCGGTTATAGAAAGCCTTTCTGCAGAAGAGGTTAAATGCATCATTGCGTTCCAATGGCTTGAGTTTGAGTTGATGTCTTGGTTGAGCAAGAGTAGACACATGTTCCTGTCTTGTTGTGATAATAATGCTACTTGATTGAAGGTTCTGGAATACATCCGCTATGTGATTGTATGCTTCTCGATTCCAGACATCATCTAATACAACCAAACATTTTCCAGCTGATAGTCCTTTTATTTTTGTTTTCAACTCATGGGCATCCATATTTGTTAGCTCTGACTGTTCTTGGTACTCAATCTTCCTAAGCATTTTCCTCAGCAATTCAACCACATCATAGGTCTTGGTCACGACAATCCAAGCATGGGCGGTGAAGTTAATCTTCTCCCGCTCATACACATTTGCGACCAGAGTGGTTTTTCCCAATCCACCCATACCAGATACCGTGATCACTGTGCTACCTTGCTTATCGGAGTATAGCCATTCAGTCAACTGTCTCCTGTTGTCTTCAATCCCCACAAGATCATCTTGTGGAACTTCCTGGAAACAGCCTTGTGGCATTTTTCTTTCAATACCAGCAAGTGGGTTGGAAATAAGCTGTGGCAGCTGCAACCACCGATCTCGCCACTTCACAACATTTTCAATTTTTGTCTCTATCTGGATAATCTCCTCCGCAATTTCACTGAAAACTGTGACATAATAAGCTTTCGAGAAGAACTTCATCAATGCATTTCTTCCTCCAATTTAAGGGCATGATACGAATATTTGTCCATTACATCCTCAACTCGGTGGGCCAACTCCCGCACCTTGCCAATCCAATCCTTAACAAGCTCATTTGTAAGACTTGGTGTACTAATCTGTTTTATGACATTACTCATCGCCTTAAATTCATTCCTTATTTCCTCGACTTTCTCTGGTAATTCCTTCAGATTCTTAACTTTCTCAGATAACCTGGCAATGACGGTCTTCGTGGTTTCCTCCGCTAAGGTGGAGCCAATCTTTGAAACAGTATGGAGTAAGGCCTCCGCCATTTCTGCTGAACAGCATAAACGTACATCATGTTATATAGTATAGTGAAAAAATTGAAAAGGATTAGCAGAAACCCAACACATAGTTGCGCGATC
Above is a genomic segment from Panicum hallii strain FIL2 chromosome 8, PHallii_v3.1, whole genome shotgun sequence containing:
- the LOC112903585 gene encoding uncharacterized protein LOC112903585; this translates as MVSAEWKNSEWRNEQDHGFAYDCLTNRVWWDKMESVLNAVGPIFFVLRFADRQKNATLSGLLPKMIQAYNDICAKLRKGEQGKRDLLNKTAEVISKRTRYLLNETLVLAAAALDPGELYRSDHAKKSCCQLAVTLAIKKLATSTSEAAAAIDQYSCFIEKKGLFGDPEARWSALHGKSSPVEWWGSYGGQCPALQKIARRIVSQCVSSSGCERNWSTFALVHTKLRNKLGFDKLHKLVKVHYNLKLQIQQFEADFQSLQEKDVDPCAMMMDVALYDEQNPIMDWLNNSMSDSTPILDEYDDDDLDWNTPSSFVIESLEMDIEEVAAFKRKLCLGKNGRKKKQRKQWDEEEEVIEDYASDSSHEQGSPIYAESGDSSSNEGDGDNDGGEGSGGTRAHVGVSDGFSSGD